In the Sorghum bicolor cultivar BTx623 chromosome 4, Sorghum_bicolor_NCBIv3, whole genome shotgun sequence genome, CCTccccggcggcgccggcgcccagGCCGGCGCCGAGGCGCGCGAAGCCGAAATCGGCCACCTTGGCGCGCAGCGAGTCGGTGAGGAGGATGTTGGAGGACTTGATGTCGCGGTGGATGATGGGGTGGTCGGAGTACATGTGCAGGTACGTGACGGCGTGCGCGACGTCGATGGCGACGTCGAGACGCGTCCCGAAGTCCAGGAACCGCCCGTGGCACCctgcttgcattgcattgtgCTTGCGAGGTGAGCTtggagagcagagcagagcagcaaTGGCAGGTGGTAGGAGCTAGCTAGCTTACTGTCGAGGTGCTCCCGGAGGGTGCCGTTGGGGACGtactcgacgacgacgatgcgCTCCTCGCCGCACTCCATGTAGCCGTAGAAGCGCACAAGGCTCTGGTGCTCGATGCGCGCCATGATCTTGATCTCGCTCCGGAACTCCACGTCCACGTGAGGGTTCTGCATCCGCTGCCATCATTCATCCCCGGAATAGAATTTAATTAAATCTATCGTTTTTCATCCGTCGATTGAAGAAGTCAGCAGGAAGCTTCGGTGGATTGACTGACCAGCTTGGCGCGCTTGACGGCGACGACGGTGCCGTCGGGGAGGACGCCCTTGTAGACGGCGCCGAAGCCGCCCTGCCCGATCTTGAGCGCCGGCGAGAAGTTGTTGGTGGCGCTGAGGATCTCCTCGATGGAGAAGACGGAGCTCTGGAACGACGGCCGTTGCTCCCTGCCGCTGCCGTGCCCACCGCCGCTGTACAGCCCGCGCGCAGAGGTCTTCGTCCCGGCGTACCCCGGCACTGCCGCCATGGAACACGAccatcaacatcatcatcatcagcagcagcagcacgtaATTGATTGAAGGGCGAGAGTTGACTTACAAGGCGGCTTCTTATCACCCGCCGGCACGGCGTCCCTGCTCCTCCGCTTTATGGACGACGACGCCGACGCGGTGGAGAGCGAGCTGAACCACACCCCGATGGAGCGGAACAGGGACctcaaggaggaggaggaggaggaggaggagccgcttCTGCGGCCACGGCCTTCGCCGCTGTCGGACAGCGGGCGCGACCACGCCGGGCTCCGCGGCCACCGCTCGTGCTCCGGCTTCCGCCTCCCCGACCCCGaccccgacgacgacgacgacggggcCAAGGTCCCGCGTCGGTCGCGCCCGGCCATGCTCCGCGGCCCGCAGTGGTTGGTCGGCAGACGCGGTCGCGTGTCGCGCCGAGCTCTGCCGCCCCCACCGCAGTCCGCAGCTAATATAATCGGCGACAAAACCTTGGTCGTGGCGCGCGACCGTGTCCAAGGTCAAGGCCGGAGCTgcggcggggcggggcggggcgggggcCGCGTGGCAGCGGCGGGACGAGCGGCCGGACCTGGCAAACGAAACGAGCTGTCCCAGTAGGCGAGAGCGAGACCGCGAGGGAGGGAGCTCTGCGGTGGCGACCCCTTCTTCCTCGCGGACTCTGCTCTGCAATTTATTCCGAAAAGAAGCGCAAGCGACCTGCCACTGCAATTTGCGTGGCGTCATGGCGTGTCCATGGCTTTGGTCTGCTCTGCTCAACCTCACCCTACCAACCATGGCGAAGTCGTTTTCTTGGAACAATTCCATCTCGCTTTGGAAGCAAAGCACACAGACACACACACCGCGTCTGGCGTCTGCGTCATGTTATTAGCATCCATGTAATGCGTACAATAATAGGCAGTCGTGGCTGTTCTTGGTAGCCCGACCTGTTCTATCTGCCATCTGGATCTGGTCTGGTCAACCAAAGCGAC is a window encoding:
- the LOC8055327 gene encoding calmodulin-binding receptor-like cytoplasmic kinase 2 — encoded protein: MAGRDRRGTLAPSSSSSGSGSGRRKPEHERWPRSPAWSRPLSDSGEGRGRRSGSSSSSSSSLRSLFRSIGVWFSSLSTASASSSIKRRSRDAVPAGDKKPPLPGYAGTKTSARGLYSGGGHGSGREQRPSFQSSVFSIEEILSATNNFSPALKIGQGGFGAVYKGVLPDGTVVAVKRAKLRMQNPHVDVEFRSEIKIMARIEHQSLVRFYGYMECGEERIVVVEYVPNGTLREHLDRCHGRFLDFGTRLDVAIDVAHAVTYLHMYSDHPIIHRDIKSSNILLTDSLRAKVADFGFARLGAGLGAGAAGEATHVTTQVKGTAGYLDPEYLKTCQLTDRSDVYSFGVLLVELASARRPIETKREMKERLTARWAMGRFIGGASADVLDPHLARTPAAERALEMVLELAFRCMGPVRQDRPAMSDCCRALWAIRKTYRDMLAADATPHFSDRATTASSADSSGDLWRI